TCTTCTTAATTTTCAGTCTTCTACTTGCAAAGAGAAGCCTTGGcatcttcttgttctttttctttttcaaggctgaggtcaacaaaataaaaataaacatcataTTCCCCAGTCTGTAGGCTCGCTATAAATCACCACTTCCGACATGCTTACAAACTCACCTcatcttaattttaatgattataaaGTCAGTTTTACTCACTATCCACTTAGTCAATAACAGTCTACCTAGCCAGTATAAGCATTTTGACAAAACTGACCAGTATTAAAGTGCTAACTATGTAGAAGTAGTCTAGAAATGGCAATATGCTATTAGTAAAATGGATacatcaaaatataattttgcttatgagttatttataaagttagtttaaaaattgaataagaaaaaaatccactaCCTTTTACACAAATGCTTTTGCAGTCCTTCACGTTAACAAAGTTATTGTGATTCCCTCCACAGCCAGTATAGGTGAAGGCCTCACAGGCTTTGTGTCTTGGATTAAAATAATAGCGAGTTGCATTAGCAGAGCATAGTCCCTCATCTTTTGGACTATAGCAAAATGATGGaccttaatgaaaaagaaaataaaattaaaagtgcaGTAATACCAGATTTACTAAACTGTGCTGATTACTGAAGTAACTGAAGAAAATCTAATCCCATAGAAGCTTCGTTCTGAATCCAGAATATCATACTACGCCATTTAAAAAGTGTGCCTTGAATTTGAAAACGGCTTACATGCCATATTTTGTTAACtctaaatttttataaagtgGACAGAATATCAAGCTATATCCTTGTATCGTTTGAATGTGTAAAGAAATTAAACCCAAAAAACAGATATGGCCAGGTAAAAATGGGCTACATTTCACGGGGAAATATGTGACATGCTTTGGTAAACTCTCGTGTgttggtagttttattttaaatgtttttatcagCTCTCCTTCCATTATTAATCAAGAATACATGTATCTAATTCCCAGGTAGCCACTGGAACACTTACATTTacataaacaatttaaaagaacGCCAGCAACAACCATCTCCTCATTAATTCAAGATTTTGCATATTCAACACTGTATAGCTACAGAACTTTATCAAAGTCTCTGCCAAAGCAAGTTTCCCTTGTTTGTTGAACTTATTTACCTCTGTGTACTTGTATCTCCTGTGCCTACGGAAAATGCCTATACAAACATTACATACTACCCAAGTAACCCATGATTTTAGGGATTGCGTGGGGGGGAATGTAGGTAAGaagtggggaagagagaaaagagggatAGAGATAAATTTGTGCTACAATTTGTAACTACTAAAGAACACAGAAATCTAACCAAAAACTTTAGAAATTTTCAGGTTTCACCATCTGAAGTCTTTCTATCGCACTATCTCATATATACAACTGATTTCATACAAACCTGAGGTCATGTCATTCATTAGTGAAGACTGTAATTTTTTACATGTAAATTAAGTAGATGAGAAATAGTTCTAAAGAAACAATGCAGAAGAGGAAGCAAAACTTGAATCACAGCTTTGTCACTTTCCAGCCCTGAGAACCTGGCAAGTTGTTAACTTCTAGCTCGCACACTAATATGTAGAACAGGGGATAATAATACTCCCTCACAGGGCAATAGTGTGAAGATTGATATCATATTATATGTGAAATCACCAGAATGCAAAGCATGTTCATTCCACATCAAATTATTAACTTTTTCACCCTAAAGCcttaataaagaaatgaaatagaaacaccGTAAAAAGAATATTTACCTTTCTTTGGCGCACAGAAGCCCATACAAGTAGCTTCATCCGGGAACCGGTTCTCACTGCTGTGACACCCGCCAGATATGAATTTTTCACATGCCATGGAACTTAGATTGAAGAAATACACTTCTCTGAGCTCCCCACACTGCCTCTTACTGACTTCCAACCGGCAAATCTTGGGAACTTCTAGGACAAGGAGAGCATAAAACAATGTTAGTAAAAAATTAACCTTCTTAGTATTACTTTCAAAACTATACTGTATTTTCAGAAACAACTGGTGGTGGCCGGGGATGGAGTGGGGGAAGGCATCATATTTAGTGCTGGGCTAGTAAACCCCCAAAAGACTGCCCACTAGTCCAGTTACAGTGAGACCTTGTATCCCTGGGTCCagaatccacagattcaaccaaccccaGACAGAAaatagtcaggaaaaaaaattccataaagttcaaaaagaaaaagcaaaacttaaatttgtcCTATGGTGGCAACTATATGCCTAGCATTTATGTTGTATTAGGCattgtaagtaatctagagatgatttaaagtataagggaggatgtgcataggttatatacaaatactgtggattttggtattggggggtggggtcctggaaccaatccccacaGACACTGAGAGGCAACTGTAttcggcatttttttttttttaacagtgtctCCAGACCTGACTCGGCTATGATAAATTTTTCAACTTCAGTGGAAAGACTGTTCTCTCAGAGTATTCTGATTGTTTCTACATACGAAGTTAATCAAACTTATTCAtaggaatacacatttttccctgGCTCAATTCCTTGAATAGCAGAGTCCCATGTTCTGTTACAGGCCTTAACAGAgataataaacataattaaaataaaatcgaAAACAGCATCATGAATCTCCACTATATCTCTATACTAATCTAAGACCTGATGGGGTATCGGGGACAAAAGTAAGGTTATAATTAGCTAAATCACACTTTAATAACAAAATCCATTAAAAGTATTTCAGATTGATAGATAGTGGACACAAGAAAATGCTATTCTCAAGGAGGCATAAAAACCATAGGTTTAGAACTATGATAAATACAGACAAGCCCTTATGTTGCACCTAATACGGTATACTCTTGCAGTGTTATGTCTTACTGGTGAAATCTTTTCCTGAGTCTGCACACGCAGTGTATTATGATAAATGTCAGTTAGGAGACAGGAGATGTCTTAGGCGTTGTAAACTTTGTGATCACTTGTGGTAAACTGAAAAGCATTAAAAGCCTTACTtaatatttgagaaaattcagGCTAAAACACTGTAGAAGATGGGGTCTGGAAAATAAGCTGAGTTACTACTAGCCCTTCAGTGCAAGGAGCAGCGCAAGAGTTCTGAGTGTGCGTGCAAGCACTTACTCGGTATCCTCCAGCAAGCTTCATCGCAGGCCTCCCAAGTTTCGAAATTGTTGGCATTGCCCTCGCAGCCCCCATACATGAACTCGCGGCAGCTCTGCGTATACCTGTCATAGTAGTAACTGGGGATCCGAGCCCGGCAGGGCCCTTCGTCCGGGGGCAGGAGGCAGATCTCCGCGTTATTTCCTACAGGAGGGGCAGAaggagagccagagagagagagagagaaggaggtcaGCCACATCTCCGCGGAGGAAGAGGCTTCCCGGGGAGTTCTGTCCCGGCAGCTTCCCAGCACAGCAGAAGGGCATCTGCAGAGAAAGAAAGTGCAAACTTGGGCGCAAGTGCCCCATTGCATGGTGCACGGCAGGGATCGGGGAAAGCGGGGCACAGAGAGCGAGTGCAGGGGTCCGCGGAGCCCTCGCCGCCTGGCCGGGGCGATAAGGAGGTCCCCTGGGCAGGGAGATACCTGGCGGCGCTTGAGGAGCATCTCCCAGCGCAGTCCCCACCAGGAGCAGCGGCAGAACCACCAGCCGGAGGGGGCGAACAGAGTACATGGTGTCCGGATTCAAGCTACCCGTGGGGTGAGGCGTCCCCAGAATGTGCCAGCGGGAGGAAGGTGCACAGCGTCCAACCTCGAGGCAGTCTGAGTTCCAGCGTGGTGGGTGCCGCTGCTTTATGTAGGGTGAGCGTCCTTCTGACCCGGGACAGGGCGGAGCGCGCCTTTGCGGAGCCTGGAGGGGAGACTGATTCATGCCCTGAGAGCTCTGACCCTGCCGCCCCCTGGGCGCTGGAAAGTgtgtgcgggggtgggggggtgggggaagaggaattCCCCACCAAGTTGAACCTGCCTCCCAAACTTTCTCCAGTGGCCGAGTGGGGATGACCAGATGGGGCATTGTGTCAGAGATGGGAAGTCCACAGGCTAGAGGGAAATGACCTGGGTGTGATTGCACAAGGTTCCAACTTGCAGCATCACGCTGAATCTTGAATCCACACCTTGAAAGCACAAAGTCCACGTCTTTGAAGGGCAGAAAGTGTGAAATTCACAGGGCCAAGGGGAGCTGGGCTCATTGCATTAGACCCTTTAATAGAAATTTAAGTATAtgtatttctttacatttatatgtagatatacacacatattcatatTTCAATCGAGCTCTAATTTACATTTCATAAAAGACTCATAATATTACAGTTGGATCAATTTTGACAACTATATATACTCTTGTAATCACCACTCCAATCAAGAattaaacatttccatcaccccagaacaTTCACTCATACCCTTTCCCAGTCAATCCTTCCATCCCCAGGCCAGGGGCAACCATTGTGAGCATCACAGATTGGTTTCACCTGTTGTAAATCTCATGCAAATGGAATCGTAAGATATGTACTGTTTTGTACTTCTACTCCAGTACTGTTTTTAAGACACACATGCTATTGTAGAGTTTGTTCCTTCTAAGTGTTGAGCAGTCTTCCAATGTATGAGTATACAACAAAGGTCTGATTATTGGACATTTGTGTTATTTCTAGTTTGGggcaactatgaataaagctgctttgtGTGTGCAAACAACTTTTATTACTCtcgagtaaaatattttaaaatattagaaactgccaaacagttttccagaatgaTTATACCATTTTACACCCCCATCAGCCATGTGTTAGAGTTTTAACTATGTTTTTGGAGCTGGAACATGAAAGTCCAAAGAGAGGTGGCCTTAGGGGGAATCCTGAAGCTTGGCCAGATCAGCCCCTTCCCATACATTTCTTAGTGTCAGTGCATCTATTATAGTTAATTGTTCCTTTGATATATTAGCCTGAGCCtaactttttatttatacaaAACAAATTATCTACACTGGGATTTTACATGAAATATCAAGGATATTTTTGGAGAACATTTTAATGGGTTCTCTTGATGAATgtgtcttcccttcctccccctttttctcttgctCTATTTAATATTCTTAAGGGAATAATTATCCTTGGCTTCTCCTAAAGGTACTGGAGGGAGTTTACAGGAGTTCTCTTTCAAGTTTCTGAGAATCTGTATGCTCACAGCGAGTTAATAGTCTGGGATGTTTTCACACTATAACCCCTCGGGCCAGTTTTCAGTTATCCTGATGCCATGACAGAGAACCATATTCCTAGGAAGACTAACCTGGTCTGGAAATACTCTGTGTCATTTATTCTGTCAGATTACTAGATATCTATGATTAAGAATGACAGAGATGTAAGAATACACGTTTAACAACAAGCttaccaggaggaaaaaaaaagggcggggtggggggcttgGTGGTTTGTATATTTTACTGATTTCCATGGAGTAAATGCTCTCACTTTGGCTTGATTTCAGGCTGCCAGAGTTGGAAATAGATGGATACAATCAGTTCACCAGAGCCAGTGTGAGCTGATTCCAGCACGCCAAACCCTGGGGCAGCCAGCTGGTTTTGGAAAAACACACTCATATGAGAATCAGATTAGACCTTCCCAATTCCTCCCAAATATTATTAGGGGAGGAAAATTTTACCAGACGTTTATACAGGATCATGTTCGGAAGAAAAGCTAATTCAATGTCAAACTTAACCTATTTCCATTCTTCTGAATATGATTAAATATATCTCCGAAACGGACTAAAACAAATTCAAGGACGGAGACTGAGTCAGACTTACCATTTAGCATTAACTATTGTCActtctgttctttgttctcaGCTGCTGGCAGTTTTTAATCGTCTTTGGCTTCATGTAGAAAGAGAAATCTTTGAAATTAGGGCAGATTATTTTGGGAAATTGCATGGTGCAATGGGAAAGCAGACTTGGGAGTCTGAGGAAACCTGGATTTTATTCCTTGTTCCTTTGGACAAGTTACATaaactctcagagcctcagttttcttatctgtgaaatggatatAATAACCGTCCCTTACAAGTGTGCTATAAGGATTAAAGGGAAAGCGCCTAGGAACTCTGAGAGATGTGCTCCTCACATACAGGCACAGAATCCATCGGAATCATCCCATGTCTCAGTTCCCACTCAAAGCCTTGGCAGAGCATTTTAAGATGGAGCATTAGCCACAATTGAGAAACACAGCAACATGAACTGGCCTTGCGGGACTACAGCCTGTGGCTTTGCTCCCATCAGCTCTCCTCTTTGGCTGCGCTCAGAGGTCACCTCTCCACGTAGGAAGATGTCACACAATCAGATTCCACTTTGTGATAGTCTCTTCTGGGGAAATGAGCTTCAGGGTTCTCTCAGCCCCAGCAGAATACTCAGTCCACTCAGGCCTGCTGTGTAACAGATGGAGGGCGAGGGGTTCAAAACCAGGCTTTTCACCCCTCTGTGGTATGGAGTCTATAGACACAGGTTGAAATCTGTATTCAGAGATTCTCTAGAAATGTTAGTTTCCTCCCTTGTTCTATGCCAAATCGGGTGCGTCTCTAACACCTCTGTGACCGCTGagcagggacagggaaggagaagTGAACAAGTGGGGGGAGTTAGAAGTTTGAGATTGTCAAGCCAGATGATCAGGAAGGAAATTACTCCTCAACTGCAAAACACTTGAGTATTTTTATATCCATGAAAAAGATATTTTCCAATATAAGAGGAATCTAAAATTCCTGGGACTACTTTAAATTACTGGATTTATCCTTAGGACTATGTGGAAGGAGCCATGTGACCGCCACGATCAGCCTCCCCATAGGGATGTCATAGTACTTCTATTTCCTTAAACCAATGTCTAGGCCAAAAGGTTACCACAGCTGAGGAAAAGAATTCCTTAATCCAAAGTCAACAGGAGGTACAAGGCTGGAGGGAACTGGGAAGAACAGTCACCCAGATTGATTTGTCATTGCCAGACCAAGTGACAGCTCTAGTGGCTGCGGCTAAAGACAGAGGCTCAAAATAGTTTAGATCTCTGTAAAATAAGGCATGGAGTTCTTATTATTTGAATGCTGAAGAGAACTATCAATACCATCTGttccagtatttttattttacatttacaaattGAGACCTAGAAAGATAAAATGGCTGGTCATGTTTAATTACCTTAGTTTGTTGGCAGAGCTGAGACTAGAACCCACATTCTTGATACTCACTCAGCCTTGTATTCTTTCTGACATACCCAGACCTAGGCTCTTTCTACTGTATCAAGACCTTAGAGCAGAACACTAAACTCCAGAATTAAAACACACAAAGGCTCCCGTGAGTTCAGGAGCAGCTTTGAGGTGCCAGATCCTTGCCTCTGTTCTTTTCCACACCCTCCCCCATGTTGGACCCATAACAAGTGGATGTGAAGTTGACTTGGAACACAGTAGCTCCTAGAATTCCCAAGCCTTGAGCATGCTGTTCTATCCTCTGAGAGCCCCACAGTCTTGAAAGGTGACCgtgaatttaaagaaaagattgaGGTAGATGGTCTTCCTCTCTGTCAGACACCTTAGGGAGAGGTGGCATGTCTAACTCATGAGTGAATGAGGAGAATTAATTTAGCCCAGTGATTTGGGGATGCGTATAACATAACATAGTCACTTAAGGAGTTACATTGGTAACTTCTTGATAAACAAAGTTCTTGCTGCCCGTTAGTTTAGCCCTgtcaaaataaaatctgaaatgagTCCAGCTGGCACTAACAAGGAGTTTGCACATCTGCTAAGAAAGGCAGTTAGTCTCTTCTGAGAGATTAGGGGTCATGAGAGTTTTGTTAAAGTTTAGACAGCTCCTTCACCAACTAGACATTTTTCCAGCGGGTTGGGCCTTGTAGGAAATGTTTGCTCTAATGCACCCTCTGTCGGACACAGAGTACATTTGTCAGTGTTATAATAAAGTGGAGTCACTTAAAAGATGAGACATTCCCCATGCCTAATTTTATTATTCTCCTTCTCCCTAGGCAGAACAAGATAATGGAGTGTATAATGTGTCTCTTACCATGGTCATTCTTTCATacacctattttaaaaataagcagattaaacatttaaaatgtgccCAACTTTGTGCCTTTGTGCACTttagggatacaaagatgaataaacacATTAGGGATGTCACGGCAAAATAGGGTAGACAGATGAACACTCTATGACCCAGTCGCAATATAGTGTTcttattataatattaaaaatatgtaccaGGTTCTATGGGACTATggaggaggaaataaataaaatttaagcaagagttcaattagaaataaaaaccagTCCACACAAACATATCTCACATTACATCTTCAGTGCCTGTGGGACACAGACACTTTTCTTCATCAGCTAGTTGCTTTGGTTGGTTCTTTTAGTAGCTGTGGTTATGGCAAAGCATTGCCTTCTGCAGAAGGGCAGAATCTCAGAaaccccctttctcttcttcctagaTGTATGTTCCCTCAAATGTCGTGCCTACTTAGGATGCAGACCATCTTTTTTCTCACTCAGGTGCTGCACATTTAACTATGTAGGGCACGCAGAAGGTTGGAACAAATTTTGGACTATTTTATCCAAGACCTTTCTGGCATAATGCAGCTTCACCACCTACCCAGAATTCTAGCTGGGGTAACCAATCCACTAGAGAGTGACACATTAAGAATGGGGGAAGAAGGGGCAAATTTCCCTAACTCTTGTATACCATGTGGAAACCTCAATAGCAATAACTACAATACtggataaaatgtttattattgagAGTTTGCATTGTACCTTGCATTCATTAGCTCATTAAACCCCCCACGATAACCACTTGAGACAGGTACTTTATTCTCCCCACTCTGCAAATGAGGAGGCTGAAGCTTTAGATAGATACATGACTTGGTCAAAACTATACAACTAGCAGTCTGAATTCTGGTCCCCTGGTCTCACGGTGCACACATCCTTTTCTTCCACATTAGTGGGGACCAAAGTCAGGCTCATTATATAGAGCTTGTGCTCGTGACCCTCGTTCAGTACCTGGACAGCTCTATCtcagatttcctttttcttcaagcATGAAGTTTGTAATTGAGAACTAACAGATAGCTACAATTTAAATACATTGCTCTAATGCTCTAAGAGAAACATCTGCCAGAGTTGGTAATCAGATTAGAGGATTGAGAGAGTTAATCCCTAAAGACCTTATTATCAGGGTTATATTTAGCAGTAAGTAATGGATCTTGACCTTTCAAGTATAAAGATACCCTTTCATGAAAATGCCTTGTTATTTTTATACTCTAACCCAAATCTCATGTTGGTTATACATTACTTACTAAAGTGTCATAAGCCCTCCAAATGTTCATTTGTTCTAGCTTTATGTAGAAAAGCTGTGTATCTTAAATCACACAGGAGGGACAACCTGCCATTTGGGGGCAGGAGAAAACATTCGTTGCAGTTTGAAATGGGCATACATCTCCTAGCACTAccactatttttttcctcttattgacTATCTATTAGCTGAGGGAAAAACTGAGTTGAACTGAAATGTCTGTATTAGAAGAGAATTGAGTACACTAGTCTGGACTGGATATACTGAACCAGCCAGAGAAGGGTCAGTTGTTCCTCCTGGTCAACTGAATGTCCTGTATTCTCTGTCTTGCTTTTTCTTACAGTGGAGGGCGTGCCCTGGTCCAGTCAGAGACCAACCCCTTGGCTACTGCTCTGGGTCCTTTCCTCTCTTGCCTTCTCAAGGACTTCACTCACTCCTCTGCGACATTCAGCACATACACCCAGGTTTTACGTTTCCATTTGGAGTGCTCGATCTCTGATTCTTTTTCATCCCAAACTTAAAATTCTTATTTGATTCTACATCCCTTTCCTGTTAGGACCCCACTTCACTGCTCCCTTTCCCAGCAAAACTTATCAAAAATGTTATCTTCACTCTctgcctccacttcctcatctccCTTTTTTCCCACATTCCACTCAGTAAACTTTCACACTGGGAAGAGGAAGAACAGGAAGTGCTCTTGTCAAGAGCAACTCATCAAGTTGCCACATCTTACTGGACCTCTCAATACATATGACAAAGCAGCTGGCCCTAAGGTCACCAAAGACCACATTTTCCCATCTGCATTGTGTCTAACCTGTCAGCAGTATTTAACAATTTCAAATCCTTCGTCATTCTCGAAATGCCTTTTTTTTAGTCTTTACCATACCACATTCTTTTGGTTTTTCCCTACTTAGTTGACTGCTTTTCAATCAATCTATCCTCCTCTGCCTGCCAATTAAAGGTTGGGCTGACTCAAGGCTCTAACTCTGCTCTCTCCTTATGTGATTTCaagtacatatacacataaactttacatacacatatacatatatttatggaTAGTCTCGATCTCACCGCCGGATTCCAAACACTTTTATCTACTTAACAtatccacttggatgtctaacaggcatctcaaacGCTATGTGTCCTAAACTGGAGTGTTGGTGATAACCCCCAATCCTCCTCATTTCTGTAAATGACACACTTGGATTCTCAAGCTAAAAACTCTGGAATCATTCTTAACACCTCCCATCCATTCATTGCCCAGTCTATCAATAGTCCTGTCAATTCTACCTccaaatcacatttttaatttgCCCATATCTCTTTATATCTGCAGTCACCAGTTTCGTTCAAATCTATCTGTTCTTATGGGACCATTATGTTAGGTTAGTGGAAACTCCCAGTTTCCACTTTTGTTCTCCATTAAACCCCACAGAGCAGAGTATTTTTAACACATTAGACTGTGTCACAACACCTGActccttcaaaataaaaataaagccccCCATTTAGCGCCTCATTTTATTTCTCACCATGGAAGTCACTAACTCTGAGTGACTATGGGATCTGACCACTGTCTCCCTTTACTGACCTCATCCCATCACTCTTTCTTGATCTCACTAGACTCAAGTTACACTGTGTGTTTTATTCTCCTCATACAAGTTTGTTCCCACCTCGGGTCCTTTGCAtgagctgttccctctgcttagcccTTATCCCTGCACGAAATGCTCATCTCCTGATCTTTACTTCACTGACTCCTTCTTGGCATTTGGGTGTTGGTCCCACTGGCAGTACCTCTAATCAGCCTTTATGATGTTGCCCCATATCTCAGTCACTCCTTATGACTTCATGGTATCACAAACTATCCTTATAGCTTTATCATTTGAAATcactatgtttattattttactttgacTTGTCTAACCCTCTCACTATTATATAAGCTCTATGAGAACAGGTAACTTACCTGTCGTACTCACCATTGTATCCCGATGCTAAGAACAAGACCTGGAAAGTAGGATCTCA
Above is a genomic segment from Balaenoptera acutorostrata chromosome 7, mBalAcu1.1, whole genome shotgun sequence containing:
- the TFPI2 gene encoding tissue factor pathway inhibitor 2, with protein sequence MNQSPLQAPQRRAPPCPGSEGRSPYIKQRHPPRWNSDCLEVGRCAPSSRWHILGTPHPTGSLNPDTMYSVRPLRLVVLPLLLVGTALGDAPQAPPGNNAEICLLPPDEGPCRARIPSYYYDRYTQSCREFMYGGCEGNANNFETWEACDEACWRIPKVPKICRLEVSKRQCGELREVYFFNLSSMACEKFISGGCHSSENRFPDEATCMGFCAPKKGPSFCYSPKDEGLCSANATRYYFNPRHKACEAFTYTGCGGNHNNFVNVKDCKSICVKALKKKKNKKMPRLLFASRRLKIKKKQF